A stretch of Rhizobium sp. TH2 DNA encodes these proteins:
- a CDS encoding aldehyde dehydrogenase family protein, with translation MALHQNLIAGEWTGGDAIPNINPSDTNEIVGEYARGTADDMKNAIAAAKAAFPAWSRSGILERHAILRKTSDEILARKDELGALLSREEGKTLPEGIGEVIRAAQIFDFFAGETLRLTGETVPSARPNIGVDITREPIGVVGIITPWNFPIAIPAWKIAPALCYGNTVVFKPAELVPGSAWAIVDILHRAGLPKGVLNLVMGKGSVVGQAMLDSPDLAGLTFTGSQGTGKRVALASIEHNRKFQLEMGGKNPFVVLDDADLTVAVEAAANSAFFATGQRCTASSRIIVTEGIHDRFVEALTARLSGLNVDNAMKQGTHIGPVVDPSQLKQDEDYIEIGKQEGAKLVIGGNRVERETPGYYLAPALFTEATNQMRISREEIFGPVASVIRVKDYDEALATANDTPFGLSSGIATTSLKYATHFKRNAEAGMVMVNLPTAGVDFHVPFGGRKGSSFGSREQGKYANEFFTTVKTAYTLA, from the coding sequence ATGGCACTTCACCAGAACCTGATCGCCGGCGAATGGACCGGTGGTGATGCTATCCCCAACATCAATCCGTCCGACACCAATGAAATCGTCGGCGAATATGCCCGCGGCACCGCCGACGACATGAAGAATGCCATCGCTGCCGCGAAGGCGGCCTTCCCCGCCTGGTCGCGCTCGGGCATTCTCGAACGCCATGCGATCCTCAGGAAGACCTCCGACGAGATTCTTGCCCGCAAGGACGAACTCGGCGCGCTGCTATCGCGCGAAGAAGGCAAGACACTTCCCGAGGGCATCGGCGAGGTCATCCGCGCTGCCCAGATCTTCGATTTCTTCGCCGGCGAGACGCTGCGCCTGACCGGCGAAACCGTGCCCTCGGCACGCCCGAATATCGGTGTCGATATCACCCGTGAGCCGATCGGCGTCGTCGGCATCATCACGCCGTGGAACTTCCCCATCGCCATTCCGGCCTGGAAGATCGCGCCGGCGCTCTGCTACGGCAACACCGTCGTCTTCAAGCCGGCCGAACTGGTTCCTGGTTCCGCCTGGGCGATCGTCGATATCCTGCACCGTGCGGGCCTGCCCAAGGGCGTGCTCAACCTTGTCATGGGCAAGGGCTCGGTCGTCGGCCAGGCGATGCTCGACAGCCCCGATCTCGCGGGTCTCACCTTCACCGGCTCCCAAGGCACGGGCAAGCGCGTGGCGCTGGCCTCGATCGAGCATAACCGCAAGTTCCAGCTCGAAATGGGCGGCAAGAACCCCTTCGTCGTGCTCGACGATGCCGACCTTACCGTTGCCGTCGAAGCTGCCGCGAACTCCGCCTTCTTCGCCACCGGCCAGCGTTGTACGGCATCCTCGCGCATCATCGTCACCGAAGGCATCCATGACCGCTTCGTCGAAGCGCTGACGGCGCGGCTCTCGGGCCTCAATGTCGACAACGCGATGAAGCAGGGCACCCATATCGGCCCGGTCGTCGATCCCTCACAGCTCAAGCAGGACGAAGACTATATCGAGATCGGCAAGCAGGAAGGCGCCAAGCTGGTCATCGGCGGCAATCGCGTCGAACGCGAAACGCCCGGCTACTATCTGGCCCCTGCCCTGTTCACCGAGGCGACCAACCAGATGCGCATCTCCCGCGAGGAGATCTTCGGGCCAGTGGCGTCAGTCATCCGCGTCAAGGATTACGACGAGGCGCTCGCCACCGCCAACGACACGCCGTTCGGCCTGTCATCCGGCATAGCCACAACCAGCCTGAAATATGCCACCCATTTCAAGCGCAATGCCGAAGCCGGCATGGTGATGGTCAACCTGCCGACCGCCGGCGTCGATTTCCATGTGCCGTTCGGCGGCCGCAAGGGCTCGTCCTTCGGCTCCCGTGAACAGGGCAAATACGCAAACGAGTTCTTCACTACGGTGAAGACCGCTTACACGCTGGCATGA
- the araD gene encoding L-arabinonate dehydratase, whose amino-acid sequence MKKKAEWPRRLRSQEWYGGTSRDVIYHRGWMKNQGYPHDLFDGRPVIGILNTWSDMTPCNGHLRELAEKVKAGVWEAGGFPMEVPVFSASENTFRPTAMMYRNLAALAVEEAIRAQPMDGCVLLVGCDKTTPSLIMGAASVDLPSIVVTGGPMLNGYFRGERVGSGTHLWKFSEMVKAGEMTQAEFLEAEASMSRSSGTCNTMGTASTMASMAEALGMALSGNAAIPGVDSRRKVMAQLTGRRIVQMVKDDLTPSDIMTKHAFENAIRTNAAIGGSTNAVIHLLAMAGRVGIDLTLDDWDRCGRDVPTIVNLMPSGKYLMEEFFYAGGLPVVLKRLGEAGLLHKDAITVSGETVWDEVKDVVNWNEDVILPAEKALTQSGGIVVLRGNLAPKGAVLKPSAASPHLLTHRGRAVVFENIDDYKAKINDDNLDIDETCIMVMKNCGPKGYPGMAEVGNMGLPPKVLKKGITDMVRISDARMSGTAYGTVILHTSPEAAVGGPLAVVRNGDFIEVDVPNRRIHLDISEEEMARRLAAWQPNHDLPTSGYAWLHQQHVQGADTGADLDFLKGCRGNAVGKDSH is encoded by the coding sequence ATGAAAAAGAAGGCGGAATGGCCGCGCAGACTGAGATCGCAGGAATGGTATGGCGGCACGAGCCGTGATGTCATTTATCACCGCGGCTGGATGAAGAATCAGGGCTATCCGCACGACCTGTTCGACGGGCGTCCGGTGATCGGAATCCTCAACACCTGGTCGGACATGACACCGTGCAACGGCCATCTCCGCGAGCTTGCCGAAAAGGTGAAGGCGGGCGTTTGGGAAGCCGGCGGCTTCCCGATGGAAGTGCCGGTATTCTCGGCATCCGAAAACACCTTCCGTCCGACGGCGATGATGTACCGCAATCTCGCCGCACTCGCGGTCGAGGAGGCGATCCGTGCCCAGCCCATGGACGGTTGCGTGCTGCTGGTCGGCTGCGACAAGACCACGCCGTCGCTGATCATGGGAGCCGCATCCGTAGACCTGCCGTCGATCGTCGTCACCGGCGGGCCGATGCTGAACGGCTATTTCCGCGGTGAACGCGTCGGCTCGGGCACGCATCTGTGGAAGTTCTCCGAAATGGTCAAGGCCGGCGAGATGACGCAGGCCGAGTTCCTCGAAGCCGAAGCCTCGATGAGCCGCTCGTCGGGCACCTGCAACACGATGGGCACTGCCTCCACCATGGCATCCATGGCCGAGGCGCTCGGCATGGCGCTGTCGGGCAATGCCGCCATCCCGGGGGTCGATTCCCGCCGCAAGGTCATGGCGCAGCTCACCGGCCGCCGGATCGTCCAGATGGTCAAGGATGACCTGACGCCATCGGACATCATGACGAAGCACGCCTTCGAAAACGCCATCCGCACCAATGCGGCTATTGGCGGCTCCACCAACGCCGTCATCCACCTGCTTGCCATGGCGGGCCGGGTCGGCATCGATCTGACGCTTGACGACTGGGACCGTTGCGGCCGCGACGTGCCGACCATCGTCAACCTGATGCCGTCGGGCAAATACCTGATGGAAGAGTTCTTCTATGCCGGCGGCCTGCCCGTGGTGCTCAAGCGTCTCGGCGAAGCGGGTCTCCTGCACAAGGACGCGATCACGGTCTCCGGCGAAACCGTCTGGGATGAGGTCAAGGACGTCGTCAACTGGAACGAAGACGTCATCCTGCCGGCCGAAAAGGCGCTGACCCAATCGGGCGGCATTGTGGTGCTGCGCGGCAACCTCGCGCCCAAGGGTGCGGTGCTGAAGCCATCGGCCGCGTCGCCGCATCTGCTGACACATCGCGGCCGGGCCGTGGTGTTCGAGAATATCGACGACTACAAGGCCAAGATCAACGACGACAATCTCGACATCGACGAGACCTGCATCATGGTCATGAAGAACTGTGGTCCGAAGGGCTATCCCGGCATGGCCGAAGTCGGCAATATGGGGCTTCCCCCGAAAGTGCTGAAGAAGGGCATCACCGACATGGTCCGCATCTCCGATGCGCGGATGTCCGGCACCGCCTACGGCACCGTCATCCTGCACACCTCGCCGGAAGCGGCGGTCGGAGGACCGCTCGCGGTTGTTCGGAACGGTGACTTCATCGAGGTGGATGTGCCCAACCGTCGCATTCATCTCGACATCTCGGAAGAGGAAATGGCGCGCCGGTTGGCGGCCTGGCAGCCCAACCATGATCTGCCGACATCGGGCTATGCCTGGCTGCACCAGCAGCATGTCCAGGGTGCCGACACCGGTGCCGACCTCGACTTCCTCAAAGGGTGTCGTGGAAATGCTGTCGGCAAGGATAGCCATTGA
- a CDS encoding type II toxin-antitoxin system Phd/YefM family antitoxin, whose translation MSRVSLKDARAGLSVLIDQASKGEFVTITRHGKPAAVLVGIEAAEAARKAMHSERPNFGEYIMRFPGGIDLDRSQSKMR comes from the coding sequence ATGTCGCGAGTCAGCTTGAAGGATGCAAGAGCCGGGTTATCTGTCCTGATCGATCAGGCCAGCAAAGGGGAATTCGTGACGATCACGCGTCACGGAAAGCCTGCGGCAGTGCTTGTCGGCATCGAGGCCGCCGAGGCGGCACGAAAGGCGATGCATAGCGAAAGGCCCAATTTCGGCGAGTATATCATGCGATTTCCTGGGGGCATCGACCTCGACCGCAGCCAATCGAAGATGCGCTAA
- a CDS encoding MBL fold metallo-hydrolase — MLIKPWFETTVLAPGITRFTEPHVHGFFRANLYRIEGRDFDIQLDFGVGVRSLTEVSPAMGHPVLAIASHAHVDHVGSFHEYERRAGHRIEAHTFAEMDDAGTLASAFVEIEPPVTALPALDWTIANYALTPAPLTEFLDEGDAVDLGNRKFTVLHLPGHSPGSIALLDERNGDFFSADAIYDEGLVDDIPGADVETYLRTMRRLASLDVGTVYAGHGVVMDCAQMQRVARDYIASKGG; from the coding sequence ATGCTCATCAAGCCCTGGTTCGAAACCACCGTCCTGGCACCCGGAATCACGCGGTTCACCGAACCGCATGTGCATGGGTTCTTCCGAGCCAATCTCTATCGGATCGAGGGCCGCGATTTCGATATCCAGCTCGATTTCGGTGTCGGCGTCCGGAGTCTGACGGAGGTCTCGCCGGCAATGGGCCATCCTGTGTTGGCGATCGCTTCGCATGCGCATGTCGATCATGTCGGCTCGTTCCACGAATATGAGCGCCGTGCGGGGCACCGGATCGAGGCGCATACCTTTGCCGAGATGGACGATGCAGGCACGCTGGCATCGGCATTCGTTGAAATCGAGCCGCCGGTCACGGCATTACCCGCGCTGGATTGGACGATCGCGAATTACGCGCTGACGCCAGCACCGCTAACGGAATTCCTCGATGAAGGTGACGCGGTCGATCTGGGGAATCGCAAGTTCACCGTGCTTCACCTGCCGGGACATTCACCTGGCTCGATCGCGCTGCTCGATGAGCGCAATGGCGATTTCTTCAGCGCCGATGCGATCTACGACGAGGGGCTCGTCGACGATATTCCCGGGGCGGATGTCGAGACCTATCTTCGCACGATGCGCCGGCTGGCGTCACTCGATGTGGGTACGGTCTACGCCGGACACGGAGTGGTGATGGATTGTGCGCAGATGCAGCGCGTCGCGCGTGATTATATCGCGTCGAAAGGCGGGTGA
- a CDS encoding ROK family transcriptional regulator: MSIIVRPDDVRRQNQFGILMALRRNGNLSRTELSAATGLSASTVTVITNSLMERDVLTAEQVGEPIGQRRGRPQVRLLPNPRYASIAIMRLALNMISADIYDYSGNLLGSRTDAVKTKAMTSDELISSMIGTLRSLLDDQRDEIGPLARISVGVEGIVDGDGKIFLSSPVIDVGDIPIGAALEREFGAPTELANECNMIAEALRWRAPERYGPNFAAVLMTIGIGMGLYLNGRLFSGIASSAVEFGHMCYKPDGALCRCGRHGCIEAYAGQHSIWRAAMGEDIGKMLAEEPTPAQLEALANKARAADGPEREAFHEAGRAIGTGLSNLFSMFDPIPLVFAGPGVQFMDLMKDSIARTLDNPSYGLPVPISVIDEEPDHVALTKAGNLMSALIFLDGNIPSVGEMPLRAG; the protein is encoded by the coding sequence GTGAGCATTATCGTGCGTCCTGATGACGTGCGCCGCCAGAACCAGTTCGGTATTCTGATGGCGCTGCGCCGCAATGGAAACCTGTCGCGTACCGAACTCAGTGCAGCGACGGGCTTGTCGGCTTCCACCGTGACGGTCATCACCAACAGCCTGATGGAGCGCGACGTGCTGACCGCCGAGCAGGTCGGCGAGCCCATTGGCCAACGGCGCGGGCGGCCGCAGGTGCGGCTACTTCCCAATCCGCGCTATGCATCTATCGCCATCATGCGGCTGGCACTGAACATGATCAGCGCCGATATCTATGACTATTCGGGCAATCTCCTCGGCTCGCGCACGGACGCGGTCAAGACCAAGGCGATGACATCAGACGAACTCATCTCTTCGATGATCGGCACCCTCAGGTCGCTGCTCGACGACCAGCGCGATGAAATCGGGCCGCTGGCGCGGATCAGCGTTGGCGTCGAAGGCATTGTCGATGGCGACGGCAAGATCTTCTTGTCTTCGCCGGTGATCGATGTGGGCGACATACCGATCGGTGCTGCGTTGGAACGCGAATTCGGCGCGCCCACCGAGCTTGCCAATGAATGCAACATGATCGCCGAAGCGCTGCGCTGGCGCGCGCCCGAACGCTACGGCCCGAATTTCGCAGCCGTGCTGATGACCATCGGCATCGGCATGGGGCTTTATCTCAACGGCCGTCTGTTCTCCGGCATCGCCTCGTCGGCGGTCGAATTCGGCCATATGTGCTACAAACCGGATGGCGCACTTTGCCGCTGCGGCCGGCACGGCTGCATCGAAGCCTATGCCGGGCAACATTCGATCTGGCGCGCGGCGATGGGGGAAGATATCGGCAAGATGCTGGCAGAAGAGCCTACGCCTGCCCAACTGGAGGCGCTGGCCAACAAGGCGCGCGCCGCGGATGGTCCCGAGCGCGAGGCGTTTCATGAGGCCGGTCGGGCAATCGGCACTGGGCTCTCCAATCTCTTCAGCATGTTCGACCCGATTCCGCTGGTGTTCGCCGGGCCAGGCGTGCAGTTCATGGACCTGATGAAGGACAGTATTGCCAGGACGCTCGACAATCCGAGCTATGGCCTGCCGGTGCCCATCAGCGTCATCGACGAGGAGCCCGACCACGTGGCGCTAACGAAGGCCGGCAACCTGATGAGCGCACTGATTTTCCTCGATGGCAATATTCCCAGCGTGGGGGAAATGCCCTTGCGAGCCGGGTGA
- a CDS encoding substrate-binding domain-containing protein has protein sequence MKKLAIALASAVFVMSAAGAALAKDKTIAVSWKIFQEERWKTDEAVIKKIVEANGDKYISADAQGSAAKQLTDIESLMSQGADILIICPWDSEAILPAVEKAASEGIPMIAYDVQIEHPSVLYMTFNNVGVGRLMTEELLKVKNEGNFAIIKGDPGDPNATFLLQGMMEVLKTQIDAGKIKIVAEASSDGWKPENAQKNMEQILTSNDNKIDAVLSENDGMAGGVVAALQAQGLAGDVPVTGQDGDKAALNRVAQGTQLVSVWKDSRELGKLVSEAALMLVDGKTFADIPNVTKFKDGARKVEVDAVLLTPTAITKDNLNLVIDAGWVDKATVCAGVAAGAVAACN, from the coding sequence ATGAAGAAATTAGCAATCGCGCTCGCCAGCGCCGTATTCGTGATGTCTGCCGCGGGCGCTGCCCTGGCCAAGGACAAGACCATCGCCGTATCCTGGAAGATCTTCCAGGAAGAGCGTTGGAAGACCGACGAAGCCGTCATCAAGAAGATCGTCGAAGCCAATGGCGACAAGTATATTTCCGCTGACGCCCAGGGTTCGGCCGCCAAGCAGCTGACCGACATCGAATCTCTGATGTCGCAAGGCGCTGACATCCTGATCATTTGCCCTTGGGATTCCGAAGCGATCCTGCCGGCAGTTGAAAAGGCCGCCTCGGAAGGTATTCCGATGATCGCCTACGACGTGCAGATCGAGCATCCCTCGGTTCTCTACATGACCTTCAATAATGTCGGCGTCGGTCGCCTGATGACCGAAGAGCTGCTGAAGGTGAAGAACGAAGGCAACTTCGCCATCATCAAGGGCGACCCAGGCGATCCGAACGCCACCTTCCTTCTCCAGGGCATGATGGAAGTACTCAAGACGCAGATCGACGCCGGCAAGATCAAGATCGTTGCCGAAGCGTCGTCGGATGGCTGGAAGCCGGAAAATGCCCAGAAGAACATGGAACAGATCCTGACGTCGAACGACAACAAGATCGACGCCGTTCTTTCCGAGAACGACGGCATGGCCGGCGGCGTCGTTGCCGCGCTTCAGGCACAGGGTCTCGCGGGCGATGTTCCGGTCACCGGCCAGGACGGCGACAAGGCCGCTCTGAACCGCGTTGCCCAGGGCACTCAGCTCGTGTCGGTCTGGAAGGACTCCCGCGAACTCGGCAAGCTCGTTTCCGAAGCAGCTCTGATGCTCGTCGACGGCAAAACCTTTGCTGACATCCCGAACGTGACGAAGTTCAAGGACGGCGCCCGCAAGGTTGAAGTCGACGCTGTTCTGCTGACCCCGACCGCGATCACCAAGGACAACCTGAACCTCGTCATCGACGCAGGCTGGGTTGACAAGGCCACGGTTTGCGCAGGCGTCGCAGCCGGCGCGGTCGCAGCTTGCAACTAA
- a CDS encoding sugar ABC transporter permease — translation MSNAQVSSGPAIQEEGAVKTFLRATEIDTRMLGMIGALIAIWVGFNAYGYFINGFGAFLTYRNLWNLSVQTSSITVMATGMVLIIVTRNIDLSVGSMLGVTAMLMGALQVWVLPTYLGIGHPAIWIITVIFGLIVGCAIGSFQGYLIAYLEIPSFIVTLGGMLVWRGAAWWVARGETISPLDQTFVLIGGGPYGSIGAMASWIVAVIACVGIIFMIMNARRQRARFGFPMRPVWAEYLIGGMSTVIVLGATWIMNSYYWPKGIVRNYAKANNLDPAVLGDIGHGWAIPVLIALFIVMAMTFVTTRTKFGRYVFAMGGNPEAADLAGINTKRLTMLIFSLMGVLVGISACISSARLTSSTVALGQFDELYVIAAAVIGGTSLAGGSGTIYGAMIGALIMQSLYSGMVLIGFDAAIQAMVVGIVLVLAVYIDTVYRKHAK, via the coding sequence ATGAGCAACGCGCAAGTATCCAGTGGCCCGGCCATACAGGAAGAAGGTGCTGTAAAAACCTTCCTCAGAGCGACGGAAATCGACACGCGCATGCTGGGCATGATCGGCGCATTGATCGCGATCTGGGTCGGCTTCAATGCCTATGGCTATTTCATCAACGGCTTCGGCGCCTTCCTGACCTATCGAAACCTGTGGAACCTGTCCGTCCAGACATCGTCCATCACGGTTATGGCCACGGGCATGGTGCTGATCATCGTGACCCGGAACATTGACCTCTCGGTCGGCTCGATGCTCGGCGTGACCGCCATGTTGATGGGCGCGCTACAGGTCTGGGTCCTTCCGACCTATCTCGGCATCGGCCATCCCGCCATATGGATCATCACGGTCATCTTCGGATTGATCGTCGGCTGCGCCATCGGCTCGTTCCAGGGCTATCTGATCGCCTATCTGGAGATTCCATCCTTCATTGTCACGCTTGGCGGCATGCTCGTCTGGCGCGGCGCGGCGTGGTGGGTCGCCCGCGGTGAAACGATTTCGCCGCTCGACCAGACCTTCGTTCTTATCGGTGGCGGTCCATATGGTTCGATCGGGGCGATGGCGAGCTGGATAGTCGCGGTCATCGCCTGCGTCGGCATCATTTTCATGATCATGAACGCACGGCGCCAGCGCGCCCGCTTCGGCTTTCCCATGCGCCCCGTCTGGGCCGAATACCTGATCGGCGGCATGAGCACGGTCATCGTTCTCGGCGCCACCTGGATCATGAACAGTTACTACTGGCCGAAGGGTATCGTTCGCAACTACGCCAAGGCAAACAACCTCGATCCCGCAGTGCTGGGCGATATCGGCCATGGCTGGGCTATTCCCGTACTGATCGCGCTTTTCATCGTCATGGCAATGACATTCGTCACGACGCGCACCAAGTTCGGCCGCTATGTCTTCGCCATGGGTGGCAATCCTGAAGCGGCCGATCTCGCCGGTATCAACACCAAGCGACTGACGATGCTCATCTTCTCGCTGATGGGTGTGCTGGTCGGCATCTCCGCCTGTATTTCATCGGCACGCCTGACGTCATCGACCGTGGCGCTCGGTCAGTTCGACGAACTCTATGTCATCGCCGCTGCCGTCATCGGCGGTACGTCGCTGGCCGGCGGCTCGGGTACGATCTACGGCGCCATGATCGGCGCGCTGATCATGCAGTCACTCTATTCCGGCATGGTGCTGATCGGCTTCGATGCGGCGATCCAGGCCATGGTCGTCGGTATCGTACTCGTACTCGCCGTCTACATCGACACCGTCTATCGCAAGCACGCCAAGTAA
- a CDS encoding ATP-binding cassette domain-containing protein has product METVATYQKPSGTPLVEMRDVSIAFGGIKAVDHASVDLFPGEVVALLGHNGAGKSTLIKVLSGAYQRDHGDILINGETVEINNPRHAKRHGIETIYQTLGLADNVDAAANLFLGREILTKWGTLDDVAMEAEARRVMGRLNPNFRRFKEPVKALSGGQRQSVAIARAIMFNARILIMDEPTAALGPQETAQVGELIKQLKADGIGIFLISHDIHDVFDLADRVSVMKNGKVVGYARTQDVTKDEVLGMIILGKVPPGAVPGPGAMV; this is encoded by the coding sequence ATGGAAACAGTCGCAACGTACCAGAAGCCCTCCGGCACCCCGCTTGTCGAAATGCGCGACGTCTCGATCGCATTCGGCGGCATCAAGGCGGTCGACCATGCCTCGGTCGACCTTTTCCCCGGCGAAGTCGTGGCACTTCTCGGCCATAACGGCGCCGGCAAGTCGACCCTGATCAAGGTTCTCTCCGGCGCCTACCAGCGCGACCACGGCGATATCCTGATCAATGGCGAGACGGTGGAGATCAACAATCCCCGTCATGCCAAGCGCCATGGCATCGAAACCATCTACCAGACGCTCGGCCTGGCCGATAACGTCGATGCCGCCGCCAATCTCTTCCTCGGCCGCGAGATCCTCACTAAGTGGGGCACGCTCGACGACGTGGCGATGGAAGCCGAAGCCCGCAGGGTCATGGGGCGGCTCAATCCGAACTTTCGCCGCTTCAAGGAGCCGGTAAAGGCTCTCTCCGGCGGTCAGCGGCAATCGGTGGCGATCGCGCGCGCGATCATGTTCAACGCGCGCATCCTGATCATGGACGAGCCGACGGCAGCGCTCGGACCGCAGGAGACGGCTCAGGTCGGGGAACTGATCAAGCAACTCAAGGCGGACGGTATCGGCATCTTCCTGATCAGCCACGATATCCATGACGTCTTCGATCTCGCCGATCGCGTCTCCGTCATGAAGAACGGCAAGGTCGTCGGCTACGCGCGCACCCAGGATGTGACCAAGGACGAAGTGCTCGGCATGATCATCCTCGGGAAGGTGCCGCCGGGCGCCGTGCCCGGTCCGGGCGCCATGGTCTGA
- the fba gene encoding class II fructose-bisphosphate aldolase (catalyzes the reversible aldol condensation of dihydroxyacetonephosphate and glyceraldehyde 3-phosphate in the Calvin cycle, glycolysis, and/or gluconeogenesis) encodes MARITLRQLLDHAAEHSYGVPAFNINNMEQGLAIMEAAAATHSPVILQASRGARSYANDIVLAKLIDALVELHPDIPVCMHLDHGNNEATCATAMQHGFTSVMMDGSLKEDGKTPADYDYNAGITRRVTQMAHWGGVSVEGEIGVLGSLESGEGEQEDGHGAEGVLSHDQLLTDPEQASQFVRETQVDALAVAMGTSHGAYKFSRKPDGAVLAMSVIEEIHRRLPDTHLVMHGSSSVPEDLQEIINKYGGQMKPTWGVPVEEIQRGIKHGVRKINIDTDNRMAMTGAIRKVLTENPSEFDPRKYLTPAMAAMRKLCAERFEAFGTAGNAGKIKVLPLSEMAKRYKSGSLAPKIA; translated from the coding sequence ATGGCGCGTATCACACTCAGGCAATTGCTCGATCACGCCGCGGAACACAGCTATGGCGTTCCTGCATTCAATATCAACAACATGGAACAGGGTCTGGCGATCATGGAGGCCGCAGCCGCGACCCATTCGCCGGTGATCCTGCAGGCGAGCCGCGGCGCCCGCTCTTATGCCAACGACATCGTACTCGCCAAGCTGATCGACGCGCTGGTGGAACTGCATCCTGACATTCCGGTTTGCATGCATCTCGACCATGGCAACAACGAAGCCACCTGCGCGACCGCCATGCAGCACGGCTTCACCTCAGTGATGATGGATGGCTCGCTGAAGGAAGACGGCAAGACGCCTGCTGACTACGACTACAATGCCGGCATCACCCGCCGCGTCACCCAGATGGCCCATTGGGGCGGTGTTTCAGTCGAGGGTGAAATCGGCGTACTCGGCTCGCTTGAGTCAGGCGAAGGCGAGCAGGAAGACGGCCATGGTGCCGAAGGCGTGTTGAGCCACGACCAGTTGTTGACTGACCCCGAACAGGCCTCGCAGTTCGTGCGCGAGACCCAGGTCGATGCGCTGGCCGTCGCCATGGGCACGAGCCACGGCGCCTACAAGTTTTCCCGCAAGCCGGATGGCGCCGTGCTCGCCATGAGCGTGATCGAGGAAATCCATCGCCGCCTGCCCGACACCCACCTCGTAATGCACGGCTCGTCCTCGGTGCCGGAGGATCTGCAGGAAATCATCAACAAGTACGGCGGCCAGATGAAGCCGACCTGGGGCGTGCCGGTCGAGGAGATCCAGCGCGGCATCAAGCACGGCGTGCGCAAGATCAACATCGACACCGACAACCGCATGGCGATGACCGGCGCGATCCGCAAGGTGCTGACGGAGAACCCGTCGGAATTCGATCCGCGCAAATACCTGACGCCCGCCATGGCGGCGATGCGGAAGCTCTGCGCCGAAAGGTTCGAAGCTTTCGGCACCGCAGGCAATGCCGGGAAGATCAAGGTGCTGCCGCTTTCGGAGATGGCCAAGCGCTACAAATCGGGCAGCCTGGCACCGAAGATCGCCTGA